The following proteins are co-located in the Frigidibacter mobilis genome:
- the glgX gene encoding glycogen debranching protein GlgX yields the protein MQSQARPAEARTIPAKLPHHGLSAGRPDPMGATWDGEGVNFAVFSADATLVELCLFSDDGRKELARIPLRERDGDVWHVYVAGLTPGTQYGFRAHGRYAPDEGFRFNPNKLLIDPYARRLSGKFRNSEALLGYMAKSTRADLSFDTRDSAFAVPKSIVTDPSFAWGEDRAPRHRRSVSVHYEAHVKGMTAQHPGVDRKRRGSFLGLCSAPVLDHLDTLGVTTVQLMPVMAHLDERFLQEKGLLNYWGYQTVGFFAPDPRFLRQGELWEFQTMVRRFHSAGIEVILDVVYNHTGEGNQLGPTVCFRGLDNRAYYRLAQNPRFYDDVTGTGNTLNLEHPAVLRLVMDSLRYWVEAMHVDGFRFDLAATLGRGPAGFDPSRGFISAIRQDPVLNRVKLVAEPWDIGPGGYQLGAFPHPFMELNDRYRDGVRRFWKGEALATADLASRLLGSAELFDHDGRGATSSVNFITSHDGFTLHDLVSYNAKHNWANGEDNRDGHEPNHSDNMGVEGPTEDAEVRAARARRKRNLLATLFLSQGTPMLLAGDEAGNSQGGNNNAYAQDNAIGWVNWDRPDKALTAFVARLAKLRREHPVLRQRLFLHALPRGTDGIPDLYWRKPCGETPSPEDWHDPAWRTLCVEIRASSFTPAYSMTDDVLFAVFNADGAAEVHLPDCLQGRGWTQILDTAQPAQADVPVAARVVQVAAQSVAVFAQCPA from the coding sequence ATGCAATCCCAGGCCCGCCCGGCCGAGGCCCGGACCATCCCCGCCAAGCTGCCCCATCACGGGCTGTCGGCAGGGCGCCCGGACCCGATGGGCGCGACCTGGGATGGCGAGGGCGTGAACTTCGCCGTGTTCTCGGCCGATGCGACCCTGGTGGAGCTGTGCCTGTTCTCGGACGATGGCCGCAAGGAGCTGGCGCGCATTCCGCTGCGCGAGCGGGACGGCGACGTGTGGCACGTCTATGTCGCCGGGCTGACACCGGGCACGCAATACGGGTTTCGCGCCCACGGCCGCTATGCCCCGGATGAAGGGTTTCGCTTCAATCCCAACAAGTTGCTGATCGACCCTTATGCAAGGCGCCTGTCCGGCAAGTTCCGCAACTCCGAGGCGCTGCTGGGCTACATGGCGAAATCGACCCGCGCCGATCTGTCCTTCGATACCCGCGACAGCGCCTTTGCGGTGCCCAAGAGCATCGTCACCGATCCCAGCTTTGCCTGGGGCGAGGACCGCGCGCCGCGGCATCGCCGGTCGGTCTCGGTGCATTATGAGGCGCATGTAAAGGGCATGACCGCGCAGCATCCCGGCGTGGACCGCAAGCGCCGCGGCAGCTTCCTTGGCCTGTGCTCGGCGCCGGTGCTGGACCATCTGGACACGCTGGGTGTGACCACGGTGCAGCTGATGCCGGTGATGGCCCATCTGGACGAGCGATTCCTGCAGGAAAAGGGCCTGCTCAACTACTGGGGCTACCAGACCGTCGGCTTCTTCGCGCCCGATCCGCGCTTCCTGCGACAAGGAGAGCTGTGGGAGTTTCAGACGATGGTGCGCCGCTTCCATTCGGCGGGCATCGAGGTGATCCTCGACGTGGTCTACAACCACACCGGCGAGGGCAACCAGCTGGGGCCGACCGTGTGCTTCCGCGGGCTGGACAACCGCGCCTATTACCGGCTGGCACAGAATCCGCGCTTCTATGACGATGTCACCGGCACCGGCAACACGCTGAACCTCGAACATCCCGCGGTGCTGCGGCTGGTGATGGACAGCCTGCGCTACTGGGTCGAGGCGATGCATGTCGACGGCTTCCGCTTCGATCTGGCCGCCACCCTGGGCCGCGGGCCAGCGGGGTTCGACCCGTCGCGCGGGTTCATTTCCGCGATCCGGCAGGACCCGGTGCTCAACCGCGTCAAGCTGGTGGCAGAGCCCTGGGATATCGGCCCGGGCGGCTATCAGCTGGGCGCCTTCCCGCATCCGTTCATGGAGCTGAACGACCGCTACCGCGACGGGGTGCGCCGGTTCTGGAAGGGCGAGGCGCTGGCGACGGCCGATCTGGCCAGCCGCCTGCTGGGCTCGGCAGAGCTGTTCGACCATGACGGGCGGGGAGCCACCTCCTCGGTGAACTTCATCACCTCGCATGACGGGTTCACGCTGCACGACCTGGTTTCCTACAACGCCAAGCACAACTGGGCCAATGGCGAGGACAACCGCGACGGGCACGAGCCGAACCACTCCGATAACATGGGGGTGGAAGGGCCGACCGAGGATGCCGAGGTCCGCGCCGCGCGCGCGCGTCGCAAGCGCAACCTGCTGGCGACGCTGTTCCTCAGCCAGGGCACACCGATGCTGCTGGCCGGGGACGAGGCCGGCAACAGCCAGGGCGGCAACAACAACGCCTATGCCCAGGACAACGCGATCGGCTGGGTCAACTGGGACCGCCCCGACAAGGCGCTGACCGCCTTCGTCGCACGGCTGGCAAAGCTGCGCCGCGAACATCCGGTGCTGCGCCAGCGCCTGTTCCTGCACGCCCTGCCCCGCGGCACCGATGGCATCCCCGATCTCTACTGGCGCAAGCCCTGCGGCGAGACGCCCTCGCCCGAGGACTGGCACGATCCGGCCTGGCGCACGCTCTGCGTGGAGATCCGCGCCTCCAGCTTCACGCCGGCCTATTCGATGACCGATGACGTGCTCTTCGCGGTGTTCAATGCCGATGGCGCCGCCGAGGTGCACCTGCCGGACTGCCTGCAAGGGCGCGGCTGGACCCAGATCCTCGACACCGCCCAGCCGGCGCAGGCCGATGTGCCTGTGGCCGCCAGGGTGGTGCAGGTCGCGGCGCAATCGGTTGCCGTCTTTGCCCAATGCCCCGCCTAG
- the glgC gene encoding glucose-1-phosphate adenylyltransferase, translating into MRHPQTDRLSRRAMAFVLAGGRGSRLKELTDLRAKPAVYFGGKTRIIDFALSNAFNSGIRKMAVATQYKAHSLIRHLQRGWTFFRAERNEYLDILPASQRVSENKWYMGTADAVTQNIDIVDSYGVDFIVVLAGDHVYKMDYEVMLREHVESGADVTIGCLTVPRMDATAFGVMKIDEAKRVLEFLEKPKDPPGMPGDPDHALASMGIYVFSWPFLRDLLIRDAEDPNSSHDFGTDLIPEIVKNGRAMAHFFTDSAVCTGASPKPYWRDVGTIDAFHQANIDLTDFIPELDIYDTDWPIWTYGEIVPPAKFIHDEDGRRGSAISSMVSGACIISGTEVRESLLFTGVRTHSYSMLDRVVALPYAQVNRHARLSSVVLDRGVDVPAGLVVGEDPVEDARWFRVSEGGVVLITQPMLDARAAALGT; encoded by the coding sequence ATGAGGCACCCACAGACTGACAGGCTCAGCCGCCGCGCGATGGCCTTCGTGCTGGCCGGCGGGCGCGGCAGCCGGCTGAAAGAGCTGACCGACCTGCGCGCCAAGCCCGCGGTCTATTTCGGCGGCAAGACCCGGATCATCGACTTCGCGCTGTCGAACGCCTTCAACTCCGGCATCCGCAAGATGGCGGTGGCGACGCAGTACAAGGCGCACAGCCTGATCCGCCACCTGCAGCGCGGCTGGACCTTCTTCCGCGCCGAGCGGAACGAGTATCTCGACATCCTGCCTGCCAGCCAGCGGGTGAGCGAGAACAAGTGGTACATGGGCACCGCCGATGCGGTGACGCAGAATATCGACATCGTCGACAGCTATGGCGTGGACTTCATCGTCGTGCTGGCGGGCGACCATGTCTACAAGATGGATTACGAGGTGATGCTGCGCGAGCATGTGGAAAGCGGCGCCGATGTGACCATCGGCTGCCTGACCGTGCCGCGCATGGACGCAACCGCCTTTGGCGTGATGAAGATCGACGAGGCCAAGCGCGTTTTGGAATTTCTGGAAAAGCCGAAGGATCCGCCTGGCATGCCCGGCGACCCCGATCACGCGCTGGCCTCGATGGGGATCTACGTGTTCAGCTGGCCCTTCCTGCGCGACCTGCTGATCCGCGATGCCGAGGATCCGAACTCCAGCCACGATTTCGGCACCGACCTGATCCCCGAGATCGTGAAGAACGGCCGTGCAATGGCGCATTTCTTCACCGACAGCGCCGTGTGCACCGGCGCCAGCCCCAAGCCCTACTGGCGCGACGTCGGCACCATCGACGCCTTTCACCAGGCGAATATCGACCTGACCGATTTCATCCCGGAGCTGGACATCTACGATACCGACTGGCCGATCTGGACCTATGGCGAGATCGTGCCACCGGCGAAATTCATCCATGACGAGGATGGCCGTCGCGGATCTGCCATCTCTTCGATGGTATCGGGGGCCTGCATCATCTCGGGCACCGAGGTGCGGGAATCGCTGCTGTTCACCGGGGTGCGGACCCACAGTTATTCCATGCTGGACCGGGTGGTGGCGCTGCCCTACGCGCAGGTCAACCGCCATGCACGGCTGTCGAGTGTGGTGCTGGACCGGGGGGTGGATGTGCCCGCCGGGCTGGTGGTGGGCGAGGATCCGGTGGAAGATGCCAGGTGGTTCCGCGTCAGCGAGGGCGGGGTGGTGCTGATAACCCAGCCGATGCTGGATGCCCGGGCGGCAGCCTTGGGAACATGA
- the glgB gene encoding 1,4-alpha-glucan branching protein GlgB, which yields MELIGRAEAEAIAAGRHGEPFKALGIHPWGKRQVLRAFVPGAERVTALTEAGKVALPPVAGVPGLFAGLLAERVPYRLHAEGHGAAWEMDDPYRFGPVLGELDEHLMAEGRHMRLWQRLGAHEITHEGVEGTHFAVWAPNAQRVSVVGDFNFWDARRAVMRKRGATGVWEIFLPGIGEGAVYKYDLLGPDGAPVPQKADPVGFGAEHPPATGSVVRRLPIPPQPPLPASRAAANSVDAPISIYEVHLGSWRRKVEDGNRRLSYPELAAELVGYARDMGFTHIELLPVSEFPFDGSWGYQPVGMFAPTVRHGTPAEFRALVDAAHEAGLGVILDWVPGHFPSDAHGLGQFDGTPIYEHADPKEGFHRDWNTLIYNYGRREVKNYLIANAVYWLAEYGADGLRVDAVASMLYRDYSRPQGEWVPNIHGGRENLEAIAFLREMNIATYERVPGIMTVAEESTSFPGVSRPVHEGGLGFGFKWNMGWMNDTLDYMQRDPLFRKWHHTQMTFGMSYAWSENFILPISHDEVVHGKGSMLGKMPGTEWEKFANLRAYYAFMWAHPGKKLLFMGQDFAQRREWNHDISLDWHLLDDPAHAGVQRLVRDLNRVYRELPALHVNDTRPEGFGWLDADNAEQSILAFSRHGAAGDGPVVVVANFTPMERTGFRVGFPEAGPWTEVLNTDSAVYGGGNRGNLGGVSTEDVPWHGQGQSALLTLPPLSVVMFRKGRDAHPLGGGPDEAPTD from the coding sequence ATGGAACTGATCGGGCGGGCAGAGGCCGAGGCGATTGCCGCAGGCCGGCATGGCGAGCCGTTCAAGGCGCTGGGGATCCATCCCTGGGGCAAGCGGCAGGTGCTGCGCGCCTTCGTGCCGGGGGCAGAGCGGGTGACGGCCCTGACCGAAGCGGGCAAGGTGGCCTTGCCGCCGGTCGCCGGCGTGCCGGGCCTGTTCGCCGGGCTGCTGGCGGAGCGCGTGCCCTACCGGCTGCACGCCGAGGGGCATGGCGCGGCCTGGGAGATGGACGACCCCTACCGTTTCGGCCCGGTCCTGGGCGAGCTGGACGAGCACCTGATGGCCGAGGGCCGCCACATGCGGCTGTGGCAGCGGCTTGGCGCGCATGAGATCACGCATGAGGGCGTGGAGGGCACGCATTTCGCCGTCTGGGCGCCGAATGCGCAGCGGGTGTCCGTCGTCGGTGACTTCAACTTCTGGGACGCGCGGCGCGCGGTGATGCGCAAGCGCGGCGCGACCGGGGTGTGGGAGATCTTCCTGCCCGGGATCGGCGAAGGGGCGGTCTACAAATACGACCTGCTGGGCCCGGACGGCGCGCCGGTGCCGCAAAAGGCCGACCCGGTAGGCTTTGGCGCCGAGCATCCCCCCGCAACCGGGTCGGTGGTACGGCGCCTGCCCATTCCTCCCCAGCCACCGCTGCCTGCCAGCCGCGCCGCGGCCAACAGCGTGGACGCGCCGATTTCCATCTACGAGGTGCATCTGGGATCGTGGCGCCGCAAGGTCGAGGACGGCAATCGCCGCCTGTCCTATCCCGAGCTGGCGGCGGAGCTGGTGGGCTATGCCAGGGACATGGGCTTTACCCATATCGAGCTGCTGCCGGTCAGCGAGTTTCCCTTCGATGGCTCCTGGGGCTATCAGCCGGTTGGCATGTTCGCGCCCACCGTGCGCCACGGCACGCCGGCCGAATTCCGCGCGCTGGTCGATGCCGCGCATGAGGCCGGCCTGGGCGTGATCCTCGACTGGGTGCCGGGGCATTTCCCGTCCGACGCGCATGGGCTTGGCCAGTTCGACGGCACCCCGATCTATGAACATGCCGACCCGAAAGAGGGCTTCCACCGCGACTGGAACACCCTGATCTACAATTACGGCCGGCGCGAGGTGAAGAACTACCTGATCGCCAATGCCGTCTACTGGCTGGCCGAATATGGCGCCGACGGGCTGCGCGTCGATGCCGTCGCCTCGATGCTCTACCGCGACTATTCGCGGCCCCAGGGCGAGTGGGTGCCCAATATCCACGGCGGGCGCGAGAACCTGGAGGCCATCGCCTTCCTGCGCGAGATGAACATCGCCACCTATGAACGTGTGCCCGGCATCATGACCGTCGCCGAGGAAAGCACCAGCTTTCCGGGCGTGTCGCGGCCCGTGCATGAGGGCGGGCTTGGCTTCGGCTTCAAGTGGAACATGGGCTGGATGAACGACACGCTGGACTACATGCAGCGCGATCCCCTCTTCCGCAAATGGCACCATACCCAGATGACCTTCGGCATGTCCTATGCCTGGTCGGAAAACTTCATCCTGCCGATCAGCCATGACGAGGTGGTGCATGGCAAGGGATCGATGCTGGGCAAGATGCCGGGCACGGAGTGGGAGAAATTCGCCAACCTGCGCGCCTACTATGCCTTCATGTGGGCGCATCCGGGCAAGAAGCTGCTGTTCATGGGCCAGGACTTCGCGCAGCGGCGCGAGTGGAACCATGACATCAGCCTGGATTGGCACCTGCTGGACGATCCGGCCCATGCCGGGGTGCAGCGGCTGGTGCGCGATCTGAACCGCGTCTACCGGGAGCTGCCGGCGCTGCATGTCAACGACACCCGGCCCGAGGGGTTCGGCTGGCTCGATGCCGACAATGCGGAACAGTCGATCCTGGCCTTCAGCCGCCACGGCGCGGCGGGCGATGGCCCGGTGGTGGTGGTCGCAAATTTCACGCCGATGGAACGAACCGGCTTTCGCGTGGGTTTCCCCGAGGCGGGGCCCTGGACCGAGGTGCTGAACACCGATTCAGCCGTCTATGGCGGCGGAAATCGGGGCAACTTGGGCGGGGTCAGCACGGAAGATGTGCCCTGGCACGGGCAGGGCCAATCCGCGCTCTTGACGCTGCCGCCGCTGTCGGTCGTCATGTTCCGCAAGGGACGGGACGCGCACCCACTTGGAGGAGGACCGGATGAGGCACCCACAGACTGA
- a CDS encoding glycogen/starch/alpha-glucan phosphorylase has translation MTNLLTTVPTLSGVSVPMLRAAILGHLRTSLGKDPGHASVYDWRMAVSHTLRDLIMEPWFAATRRTYGEDRKRVYYLSMEFLIGRMLEDAAINLGLHGMIDEALAGMGPELRTLIEDEPDAALGNGGLGRLAACFLDSMSTLGCPGYGYGIRYEHGIFRQRFEGGRQVETPEDWLIRRAPWVFERPEAVATVGFRGHVETQGARAIWHPGETVVAEAHDMPVVGWRGRWANTLRLWAARPTTLFDLARFNAGDHTAASEPEALARTLSRVLYPNDDTQAGKELRLKQEYFLTAASIADILRRFRGQHGDLRKLPAHVAIQMNDTHPAIAGPELIRVMVDEEGLGFDEACEVAVQVLGYTNHTLLPEALERWSTWTMGSVLPRHMQIIERIDDWHRRMNPTRPAGLSILAHDEVQMGTLAFVTAHRVNGVSALHTDLMRKTVFHDLNALHPDRIVNQTNGITPRRWLALANPPLARLVTDVVGDGWQADLDRLKGLEPHVTDAGFLDRFAAAKRENKMRLADWIAATGGAKVSPDALFDVQVKRIHEYKRQLLNILEAIALWHQIREDPASAIVPRVKIFGGKSAPGYATAKLIIRLINDVAAKVNNDPVTRDWLQIVYPANYNVSMAERLVPAADLSEQISTAGTEASGTGNMKFSLNGALTIGTLDGANVEIREHVGAENFFLFGLTAAEVVARRARIGHEKAAIGESQRLRDVLMMLAEGMFSPGEEGRYHALTDMLWHHDHYLVTADFEAYYQAQRAVDRAYTDPADWHRMAALNTARMGFFSSDRTIKGYMSDIWSIPPAI, from the coding sequence ATGACCAATTTGCTGACCACCGTTCCGACCCTGTCCGGGGTCAGCGTCCCGATGCTGCGGGCCGCGATCCTGGGGCATCTGCGCACCAGCCTTGGCAAGGATCCGGGCCATGCCTCGGTCTATGACTGGCGGATGGCGGTCAGCCACACGCTGCGCGACCTCATCATGGAACCGTGGTTCGCCGCGACCCGCCGCACCTATGGCGAGGACCGCAAGCGCGTCTATTACCTGTCGATGGAATTCCTGATCGGCCGGATGCTGGAAGATGCGGCGATCAACCTCGGCCTGCACGGGATGATCGATGAGGCGCTGGCGGGCATGGGGCCCGAGTTGCGCACGCTGATCGAGGATGAGCCCGATGCGGCGCTCGGCAATGGCGGGCTGGGACGGCTGGCGGCCTGTTTCCTCGATTCCATGTCGACACTGGGCTGCCCCGGCTATGGCTATGGCATCCGCTATGAACACGGGATCTTCCGCCAGCGCTTCGAGGGCGGGCGGCAGGTGGAAACGCCGGAAGACTGGCTGATCCGCCGCGCCCCCTGGGTGTTCGAGCGGCCCGAGGCGGTGGCGACGGTGGGCTTTCGCGGCCATGTGGAAACGCAGGGCGCCCGCGCGATCTGGCATCCGGGCGAAACGGTGGTCGCCGAGGCGCATGACATGCCGGTGGTCGGCTGGCGGGGCCGCTGGGCCAACACGCTGCGGCTGTGGGCGGCGCGGCCGACGACGCTGTTCGACCTGGCGCGCTTCAACGCCGGCGACCATACCGCGGCATCCGAGCCCGAGGCGCTGGCCCGCACGCTCAGCCGCGTGCTCTATCCCAATGACGACACCCAGGCCGGCAAGGAGCTGCGACTGAAGCAGGAGTATTTCCTGACCGCCGCTTCCATCGCCGATATCCTGCGGCGTTTCCGTGGCCAGCACGGCGACCTGCGCAAGCTGCCGGCGCATGTGGCGATCCAGATGAACGACACCCACCCCGCGATTGCCGGGCCCGAGCTGATCCGGGTGATGGTGGATGAAGAGGGACTCGGGTTCGACGAGGCCTGCGAGGTGGCGGTGCAGGTGCTTGGCTACACCAACCACACGCTGCTGCCCGAGGCGCTGGAGCGCTGGTCCACCTGGACGATGGGCTCGGTGCTGCCGCGGCACATGCAGATCATCGAGCGGATCGACGACTGGCACCGCCGGATGAACCCCACCCGCCCTGCGGGCCTGTCGATCCTCGCGCATGACGAGGTGCAGATGGGCACGCTGGCCTTTGTCACCGCGCATCGGGTGAACGGGGTGTCGGCGCTGCATACCGACCTGATGCGCAAGACCGTGTTCCACGATCTGAACGCGCTGCACCCGGACCGGATCGTCAACCAGACCAACGGCATCACCCCGCGGCGCTGGCTGGCGCTGGCGAACCCGCCGCTGGCGCGGCTGGTGACCGATGTCGTCGGCGATGGCTGGCAGGCCGATCTGGACCGGCTGAAGGGGCTGGAGCCGCATGTGACCGATGCCGGCTTCCTGGACCGGTTCGCGGCGGCCAAGCGCGAGAACAAGATGCGGCTGGCGGACTGGATCGCGGCGACGGGCGGCGCGAAGGTCAGCCCCGATGCGCTGTTCGACGTGCAGGTAAAGCGCATCCACGAATACAAGCGGCAGCTGCTGAACATCCTCGAAGCCATCGCGCTATGGCACCAGATCCGCGAGGATCCCGCCAGCGCCATCGTGCCGCGGGTGAAGATCTTCGGCGGCAAGTCGGCGCCGGGCTATGCCACGGCCAAGCTGATTATCCGGCTTATCAACGATGTGGCGGCCAAGGTGAACAATGACCCGGTCACGCGGGACTGGCTGCAGATCGTCTATCCGGCGAACTACAATGTCAGCATGGCGGAACGGCTGGTGCCGGCGGCGGACCTGTCGGAACAGATCTCGACCGCGGGGACCGAGGCTTCGGGGACCGGCAACATGAAGTTCAGCCTGAATGGCGCGCTGACCATCGGCACGCTCGATGGCGCGAATGTGGAGATCCGCGAGCATGTGGGGGCCGAGAACTTCTTCCTGTTCGGGCTGACGGCGGCAGAGGTGGTGGCCCGGCGCGCGCGGATCGGGCATGAAAAGGCCGCCATCGGCGAAAGTCAGCGGCTGCGCGATGTGCTGATGATGCTGGCCGAGGGCATGTTCAGCCCCGGCGAGGAGGGCCGCTATCACGCGCTGACCGACATGCTGTGGCACCATGACCATTACCTGGTGACCGCCGATTTCGAGGCCTATTATCAGGCCCAGCGCGCGGTGGACCGCGCCTATACCGACCCGGCAGACTGGCACCGCATGGCTGCGCTGAATACCGCCCGGATGGGTTTCTTCTCTTCCGATCGAACGATTAAGGGCTACATGTCTGATATCTGGTCCATTCCCCCGGCGATCTGA
- the glgA gene encoding glycogen synthase GlgA, with translation MTISAVRRVLSVASECVPLIKTGGLADVAGALPAALAPHGWQMRVLMPAYAGISAKGARSPVWQTDNLFGGPARVVALRHAGLEMLLLEAPHLYDRRGGPYLGPDGYDHPDNPERFAALCWVAAEIAREGLSDGWRPELVHAHDWQGALVPAYLAYGDIPVPSVLTIHNIAFQGVTARERIGALRLPEGAFNDGTLEYYGQISALKAGILLADRVTTVSPTYARELLRAEFGMGLQGVIAARGAAMQGILNGIDETVWNPGTDPGILPFSVRTLKAKAANRERLKGDFGLTDVPGPLAVVVSRMSWQKGLDLLPEVLDGFVARGGGLALLGAGDADIAAALSGVAARYPGRVALRTGYDEALPHRMFAGGDAVLVPSRFEPCGLTQMYGLRYGAVPVVAAVGGLADTVIHANKAALDAGCATGIVFTQVDALGLSQALDQLCNLYAEPGVFRAMQRAGMKQDMGWRRSAAAYARLYEDIAR, from the coding sequence ATGACTATTTCGGCGGTGCGGCGGGTGCTGTCTGTCGCCTCGGAATGTGTGCCGCTGATAAAGACCGGCGGGCTGGCCGATGTGGCAGGCGCCCTGCCGGCGGCACTGGCCCCGCATGGCTGGCAGATGCGGGTGCTGATGCCGGCCTATGCCGGGATCTCGGCAAAGGGCGCGCGCAGCCCGGTCTGGCAGACCGACAACCTGTTCGGCGGCCCGGCGCGGGTGGTGGCGCTGCGCCATGCCGGGCTGGAGATGCTGCTGCTGGAGGCCCCCCACCTCTATGACCGGCGCGGCGGGCCCTACCTTGGCCCCGACGGCTATGACCATCCCGACAACCCCGAACGCTTTGCCGCCCTGTGCTGGGTCGCGGCCGAGATCGCCCGGGAAGGCCTGTCCGACGGCTGGCGGCCCGAACTGGTTCACGCGCATGACTGGCAGGGCGCGCTGGTGCCAGCCTACCTGGCCTATGGCGATATCCCGGTGCCCTCGGTGCTGACCATCCACAACATCGCCTTCCAGGGTGTGACGGCGCGCGAGCGCATCGGCGCGCTGCGCCTGCCCGAGGGCGCGTTCAACGATGGCACGCTGGAATATTACGGCCAGATCTCGGCTTTGAAAGCGGGGATCCTGCTCGCCGACCGGGTCACGACTGTCTCACCGACCTATGCGCGCGAATTGCTGCGGGCAGAGTTCGGGATGGGGCTGCAGGGGGTGATCGCCGCCCGCGGCGCCGCGATGCAGGGCATCCTCAACGGTATTGACGAGACAGTCTGGAACCCCGGGACCGATCCGGGGATCCTGCCCTTCTCGGTCCGCACGCTGAAGGCCAAGGCCGCGAACCGTGAGCGGCTGAAGGGCGATTTCGGGCTGACGGACGTGCCCGGCCCGCTGGCCGTGGTGGTCAGCCGGATGAGCTGGCAAAAGGGCCTCGACCTGCTGCCAGAGGTGCTGGACGGGTTCGTGGCGCGCGGCGGCGGGCTGGCGCTGCTGGGGGCTGGCGATGCCGATATCGCCGCGGCGCTGTCGGGAGTCGCGGCGCGCTATCCGGGCCGGGTGGCGCTGCGCACCGGCTATGACGAGGCCTTGCCGCACCGGATGTTCGCGGGCGGCGACGCGGTGCTGGTGCCCTCGCGGTTCGAGCCCTGCGGGCTGACGCAGATGTACGGGCTGCGCTATGGCGCGGTGCCGGTGGTGGCTGCGGTGGGCGGGCTGGCCGATACCGTGATCCATGCCAACAAGGCGGCGCTCGATGCCGGTTGCGCAACGGGCATCGTGTTCACCCAGGTGGATGCGCTGGGGCTTTCGCAGGCGCTCGATCAACTTTGTAACCTATATGCCGAACCCGGGGTCTTCCGCGCCATGCAGCGGGCGGGTATGAAGCAGGACATGGGATGGCGCCGGTCCGCCGCCGCCTATGCCCGGCTTTATGAGGACATTGCCCGTTGA